A single region of the Streptococcus sanguinis genome encodes:
- a CDS encoding bifunctional DnaQ family exonuclease/ATP-dependent helicase has protein sequence MTQNDYKYAVVDLEATGTGSSAKIIQIGIVLIENGIITKTYETDVNPHEELDEHIKELTGLDDERLGRAPEFSQVAAEVYELIQDAIFVAHNVKFDANLLAETLFWEGFDLLTPRLDTVELAQVFYPTFDKYSLGNLCVLLDISLENAHTALADAQATAQLFLKIQDKIKSLPKALVEKMLTLADSIIYESRLAIEEVYQTMPDQQDKELQSWHGIFLRRSQKLTSEKKLSQDFLTNLYLLGLEKRSEQLKFARFMEEALNQQEPSFLEAQTGLGKTFGYLVPILSRGQEKVLVTVPTKILQDQLLQKEGRLLEEVFGISFHSLKSPENYLKLDHFYQTLDREYDNRLVNRCKLQLLVWLTETKTGDLNEIGQAHRFSSYFNEIRHDGKLSKHSLFYEEDFWRLGQVKSATSRVVITNHAYLLTRLEDDKSLLDNRILVVDEAQKMFFALESFSQSSINLTKTLQQINHLLQEEGELLQQRLLQSIQFELADAAEKHRKKASELSPEKIARLLQDVSELKTSALPELQHLFSGKYQYYWLVDEALADHRLMTLHAGRSELLHFTDFLPENAKVILVSSTLEISSKVNLAQLLGFECYHFYKLKSKKKPLQKLFLDENFPAVVDLSTEDFAREIVACLREVTELGLPIVVLFTSKDLLLTVSDLLALPHLAQYKNGDAGNIKRRFDRGEAGILLGSGSFWEGADFAEQDQIIQLITRIPFDNPKDFFVQKINSRLKAEGKNAFYDYQLPLAILRLKQAIGRTRRNEHQKSAVVLLDNRISSKRYGKQIQHHLSQLASLDILPEAAIMQELQDFFD, from the coding sequence ATGACACAAAATGATTATAAGTATGCCGTTGTGGACTTGGAGGCTACAGGAACGGGCAGCAGTGCAAAGATTATCCAGATTGGCATTGTTCTGATTGAGAATGGAATCATCACCAAGACTTATGAAACAGATGTCAATCCTCATGAGGAACTGGATGAGCATATCAAAGAGCTGACAGGTTTGGATGATGAGCGGCTTGGCCGAGCCCCGGAGTTTTCTCAGGTAGCAGCGGAGGTTTATGAGCTGATTCAGGATGCGATTTTTGTCGCTCATAATGTCAAGTTTGACGCTAATCTACTAGCGGAGACCCTTTTCTGGGAAGGTTTTGACTTGCTGACACCGCGTTTGGACACGGTGGAGTTGGCTCAGGTCTTTTACCCGACCTTTGATAAATATTCCTTGGGTAATCTCTGCGTTCTGCTGGATATTTCTTTGGAAAACGCCCACACTGCTCTGGCAGATGCTCAAGCAACGGCTCAGCTATTTTTAAAAATACAAGACAAAATCAAGAGTCTACCCAAGGCCTTGGTTGAGAAAATGCTAACTTTGGCTGACAGCATTATCTATGAGTCGCGCTTGGCTATCGAGGAAGTTTATCAGACGATGCCGGATCAGCAAGATAAGGAACTGCAATCCTGGCATGGTATTTTCCTGCGACGTTCCCAAAAGCTGACTTCGGAAAAGAAGCTGTCGCAGGATTTCCTCACCAATCTATACCTGCTGGGCTTAGAAAAGCGGTCTGAACAGCTCAAATTTGCTCGTTTTATGGAGGAAGCTCTGAACCAGCAGGAGCCTAGTTTTTTAGAGGCTCAGACAGGCTTAGGTAAGACCTTTGGCTACTTGGTGCCTATTCTATCTAGAGGTCAAGAAAAAGTACTAGTGACGGTTCCGACTAAGATCCTGCAGGACCAGCTGCTGCAAAAGGAAGGGCGATTGTTGGAGGAAGTCTTTGGTATTTCTTTTCACAGTCTCAAGAGTCCGGAGAATTATCTCAAGCTGGACCATTTCTATCAGACACTGGACAGGGAATATGACAACCGTTTGGTTAATCGCTGCAAGCTGCAACTCTTGGTTTGGCTTACAGAAACTAAAACAGGTGATTTGAACGAAATCGGGCAAGCTCATCGCTTCTCAAGCTACTTCAATGAAATCCGTCATGATGGCAAGCTAAGCAAACATTCTCTTTTTTATGAGGAAGATTTTTGGCGGTTGGGACAGGTCAAGTCAGCTACTAGTCGAGTCGTGATTACTAATCATGCTTACCTGCTGACGCGTTTAGAGGATGACAAGTCTTTGCTGGACAATCGTATTCTGGTAGTTGATGAAGCTCAGAAGATGTTTTTTGCCTTGGAAAGCTTCTCTCAGTCCAGTATAAATCTAACTAAAACGCTGCAGCAGATAAATCATCTCCTTCAGGAAGAAGGGGAGCTTCTGCAGCAACGGCTTTTGCAAAGCATTCAGTTTGAGCTCGCTGATGCCGCAGAGAAGCATCGCAAGAAAGCATCTGAGCTAAGTCCGGAAAAGATTGCCCGGCTGCTTCAGGATGTGTCCGAGTTAAAAACTAGTGCATTGCCTGAGCTGCAGCACTTGTTCAGTGGCAAATACCAGTATTATTGGTTGGTTGATGAAGCTTTGGCAGACCATCGCTTGATGACTCTGCATGCTGGCCGTTCAGAATTGCTGCATTTCACTGACTTCCTGCCTGAAAATGCTAAGGTTATCTTGGTTTCGTCTACTCTGGAAATTAGCTCTAAGGTTAATCTGGCGCAGTTGCTAGGCTTTGAATGTTATCACTTTTATAAGCTGAAAAGCAAGAAGAAGCCACTGCAGAAGCTCTTTTTAGATGAAAATTTTCCAGCAGTAGTGGATTTATCAACTGAGGATTTTGCTCGAGAGATTGTTGCTTGCTTGCGAGAAGTGACGGAACTCGGTCTGCCTATCGTCGTCCTCTTCACCTCTAAAGACTTGCTTTTAACTGTTTCGGACTTGCTGGCTTTGCCGCATTTGGCCCAATATAAAAATGGCGATGCCGGCAATATCAAACGCCGTTTTGATAGAGGAGAGGCAGGTATCCTTTTGGGCTCTGGCAGCTTCTGGGAGGGGGCGGATTTTGCTGAGCAAGATCAGATTATTCAGTTGATCACTCGGATTCCATTTGACAATCCCAAGGATTTCTTTGTGCAGAAGATTAACAGCCGCTTGAAAGCGGAAGGTAAGAATGCCTTTTATGATTATCAACTGCCTCTTGCCATCTTACGGCTTAAGCAAGCTATTGGCCGAACCCGGCGCAATGAACATCAGAAGTCAGCGGTCGTTCTTTTGGACAACCGAATCTCTAGTAAACGCTATGGAAAGCAGATTCAGCATCATCTATCACAATTGGCTTCTTTAGATATTCTGCCAGAGGCAGCCATTATGCAGGAATTACAAGACTTTTTTGACTGA
- a CDS encoding MBL fold metallo-hydrolase, with the protein MKIHKITNLVAFENTYILENNQGLLVVDPGSDWKKIERKLEELAKPVIAVLLTHTHYDHIMSLEKVREHYAAPPVYVAESESSWLYTPTDNLSGLARHADLDDIICRPAEEFFSYETDYDLGGFHFYVLATPGHSIGGVSLVFPNDCLVLTGDALFRESIGRTDLPTGNMEQLLTSIREKLLVLPKDYAVYPGHGHATTISHEKIFNPFLAQ; encoded by the coding sequence ATGAAGATTCATAAAATTACCAACCTTGTTGCTTTTGAAAATACCTATATCTTAGAAAATAATCAGGGTCTCCTAGTCGTCGATCCTGGCAGTGACTGGAAAAAGATTGAGCGCAAGCTGGAGGAACTCGCCAAGCCTGTGATTGCTGTACTCTTGACCCATACCCATTATGACCACATTATGAGTTTAGAAAAGGTCCGGGAGCACTATGCTGCCCCACCAGTCTATGTGGCTGAGAGCGAAAGCAGCTGGCTTTACACACCGACAGATAACCTATCTGGTCTGGCGCGCCATGCTGATCTGGATGATATTATCTGTCGACCAGCAGAAGAGTTTTTCTCCTACGAAACAGACTATGATCTTGGAGGCTTTCACTTCTATGTGCTTGCAACACCTGGCCACTCCATCGGAGGTGTCTCTCTAGTCTTTCCTAATGACTGCCTTGTTTTGACGGGCGATGCCCTCTTTCGAGAAAGCATCGGACGAACGGATCTGCCGACTGGAAACATGGAGCAATTGCTGACATCCATTCGCGAGAAACTTCTGGTATTGCCTAAAGACTATGCTGTTTATCCTGGTCATGGTCATGCTACCACTATTTCACATGAAAAAATCTTTAATCCATTTTTAGCTCAGTAG